In Labrus mixtus chromosome 22, fLabMix1.1, whole genome shotgun sequence, the genomic window TGAGCGCTCACATGGCTGCATTCCCAGAAAGCTGATGATGTTACCCACCGCCTCTGCAGAGGAAAACCACTGATCAGTCACATACACTTTGATCTTTGAATGAAGAGTAAGTGCACAACAACATCATATTCTCGCATACCGTCTAAGGTCCGTACAGACGCCAGGGCGAACGTCTCTTCCTTCTCAAATTCATCGCCCACTTCGTCCCATGCTGCGGCAAAGTTTGGTTTCAGAACCTTCTGGATGTGGTCTGCCACTGTCACCTCCAGGTCTTCCAGCTGAGGAAGAGCacaggaggaaaagaggagagcaaAAAACGAAGGACAAGGAGTGAAGAGTTAGATGTAAAGAGGGCAAATGTACAACGAcataaaatatggatgaaaatacacaaacatgagcTGTAACTACGTACCACATATTCATCGTCGTATCCGTCATCGTCAGGCTCTCCTGTGTTTGGGTCGCAGTCTTTGACCAGGTACTTCATAGTACAACTGAACGTGCAAGACACTGTGGAGAGATGTGACGGGACTTTCTTTAACTGATAACAATCTCTCACAATTTACTGCTGATAATCTAAGATTTTGAACCTCATGCTCCTTTGTGTTGCTGAGTGATTTTAGCACTGCATGTTTGTGATCTATAAAAGTGAAGCCCATCTTTTTCTTACCAGCGGTGGGGTCGTCATCTGGAAGGTGGACCAGGGTGTAGCAGGAACCGGGCTGACTGTAGGGGAGGTTGAGGGCAGGGACGTAGTGTACAACCTCATAGGACTCTGACGGCTCCATCTGTACTACAACCTAAAAAACAACGAGCAGCAAGATGCATTCAAACCTCAgaatccaaaatgaaaaaaagaagtccaaCTGCTGCTGTGATTTCCTTCTCAGCTGGTACCTTCTGCAGAAGCTGGTCATTCAGAGTGTTCGTGCAGTCGAACTGGAACACCATGTGCCTCGCAAAGGTGTGTTTGACGCAGCGCACCACATATTCTGTCTCAGCCTCCGTCAGCTGCACCTGATCAGAGGACTTGAAGAGCGGGCCCAGATTCTGAAACTCCGGGATCGCCGCCAGTTGTTCTGTGAGGAGAAAGAGTGACACTCTGTTACACCAGTTCTGATAAAGACGGCTAATATCAGAGTCTAAGTGCTTACAAACTTACCCTGATAAATGTCCTGGCGTGAGGGGGCCAACTTTTCTGGCAGTTTGCTTGTGGCAATAGGGGTGATTtctgagaaagagaaacaatgaCAGATATTTCAGAATGTGCGGATTCCTCCTGATAGTGAAGCATCAGGTGTGGATTAATAAATAGCTCGTTGGCTGTTAcctgttttctgttctgttaaAGGAGTGGTGGCCAGAGGGACGCTCTTCATGTCGAAAGGTTTCTCTGAGGGCTCCAGAGTGTACTGGTGGAGGGACTTCTCCAGGCCGGGAATGGAAACAGAGAGACCTGAGAGAAACACAAGCAAGAGGAAACATtagcactgttgttttttttacaacgtTTGAGTGTTTTCCCATCAAAACCCTTGacagtgtaacctgtgtgtgtgtgtttaccgtTGAAGATGTAGGCAGCATTCAGAGCcttctgcttctgctgcagGACGTTCATGTAGAAAGTAGCTCTGTCTCGCACTTCATCATCGCTGTCCATCATGCACCTGTCAGAGCATGTACATGTTAGAGTCATAAGTCAAACTAAACATATAGTCTGGACTATGTATAACTTTAAAGGAGTCTGACAGTCAAAGAATCAAGGACTGTACGAGTTTTCCacagaaagatgaagaaaatatgaagagaaaacaacaactcaaaataaataataacctcTGCATGAGAACCAGGACGCTCGGCAGCAGATCGTCATTCTGAGCTCCAAATTTAGCCAAAGCGCTGACTGCGGCTGAAGGTGGAAATGCATAGAAAACAGTGTGAATTTGCGTCAATGCACTGGATGAAGCAGTTAGCCTCTATGGTCGTCAAAGTTTGAGATGAAAGAAAGAATCGACTGCTCTGTCTCACCTGCACGGACTGCCTCGCTCTCCAGCACCACTCGGTTGAAGATGAAGCGGATGTACTTGGAGGGTTGGGGGGTGCGTGGACCCTCTTTGCCCAACAGATGCAGGATCTTTGTGGCCAGCACTGTGTGCTCACAGTCCTCAATAAATTCACACAGGTGGGCCAAGCCCGTCTCCTTACTCTCGGGGTTCTCCtcgatgatgctgatgatgcagTCCACTATGGCCCGCTTGTACTCAAAACCACCCTGAAGGGAGGAGAGACGATCTCTGTGAGGCTGGTGCTCAGTTCAGAGCATTAACAGAAACTATAGTATGGTATAGAGAAAGAGCATGCTTGTTTTCTATGCCGGTACAGAATTCACTGATAGAGTGAGCAAGGCAAAGACCAAAGAGTGAAGACCgtctgtgctttgtttttgtttaacttaCATCATCTCTAAGCATGTTGGACAAGAAGTTCATCATGACGCTGTGCTTCCTGGGATACTTCTGGCACAGAGCACTGATGGCCTGGACCACCACCACCTGCAGTAAACACGCAACAGACAATAGAATTAAataacatgattaaaaaaaaagaacggcAAAGATGTGAATGTCATGTtggaaataacacattttcacaccacAGAAGCTAAAATCCTGGATGATATACTAAAAACTTTGAcatgtgatttatttgtattgtataATAAAACAAGACTAAAAGAAAAGTGACCTTGAACTCGTCTGAGATCTCAGAAACAAACGAGGAGATCTGCTTCATGAGGCGGTCCACGCTGCTCTCGCTGCCGGTCTTCAGCAGAGTGGTGATGGCCAGCGTGGCGATGCTGCGGTTGGAGTCGGTGATAAGGTTCTCCAGGTCCAAGTTGCAGGCAGTCACAGCAGACGGGTGCTTCATGGCCACCTGATGGACAAAGGGGAGACATAATGTAGTGAATTTGATTATTACCATATACTTAAGtatttatttgaagaaaaaaaaaaaaggcatgtgAAGAAAGGATGCAGGGAGAAGCTTCACCTTGTTGAGGGTCCTGACTGCAGCGTATCTCAGGGCTGCTTTAGGGGAGCTGCAGAAGAGCTGCAGCACTACAggaggaccaaaaaaaaaacatgatcaattTGTAAGCTAACGGACACATCACATTGATTTCTTTGCTTCAGTCAACTTAAAATGAACGAGGTGAGCGTACTGACCAGACACAGCAGGGGCCAGCTCCCTTGCAGTACAGTTGGGCATGTGGACGATGGCAGAGGCCGCCTCATACACCACCATCTCATTCTTGTTCCTCAGGCAGCTCTCGATGAAGTCAAACAAGGGGCTGTCgtgactgaaaaaaagaatacagtGATGTAAACAACCTAACAAGACAACATCAACCATGCCGTGTGTGTCATGTTTTCAGTCCCATTCACACATTATGACAAAAAGATCATTATCAGGGTGGAACTTGCAGCtctactgaccctgcttctgtCTCATCCAGCAGTTTGCTCGCGATCCTGATCAGCATGCAGTAGGCGAACGGAGACTTGAGACCAGACTTGGTGAACTTGTTGAGCATCTTTGTGACGGCCAGACGGTCATTCTTTCTGAGGTGATACAACAGGCCCAGAGCATGGTACTGCAAGACAGGACTTACATTAATACCAGGTTTAATATACAATAATCCAATATGACAACTACACGGACAAAAGCTGGTTTCAAGTTCAATCATATGCATGTCTGTTCTTCCCACCTGGACCATGACGTTGTCACTGGAAGCAGCCTCCTGAGCTTCATTCACCCAACGCTTCACCACGTCGTAGCTCATCTTCACCATGTGctggacacagaaacagaaaggacTTCATTACCCACGAGAACTTTTTTAGACAACTTTATCTCAATAATACGCAGAATACCTGGTCAAAGAAACTCAATGTTTTTCTTACCAGTGAGGAGACCAGGGCTGAACTGGACACACTGGGCACCTTGTCAACAATAGCCTGCTTCATGTATCTCTCAATGGCCTGCAGCATGGTGGTCTGTGGAAGAGACAGGGAAGATCAAACACACGATTGTCAGTCAGaaagaactaaataatgaaCACTTTGTTCTTTCTTGCACGAGATGACAAGGTCAAGGAAGAGCTGAAGAGGTGCAAATCGGAAGACTATCAAATAAGGCAACACGCACATCTGTAATCCTGCAGAGGGCTCTGATAGCAGGTCCTCGGTACACATCCTCCTTCCCCGTCATGTCTTTGGTCAGGCTGCAAAACACCACAcaatgaataattaaaacattgtaaccttaaaaaaaaaagccatagtCATACAGATCCTGAttcatgtatgtttttaaacaacACGCGCAAACAATCTTTAGGAAAGAGTTTTAGTGATCTTTATGGTCAGCAAAATactacaacaacacacttccaggGGTAGATTATTAGTGGTTGCATACAGGTGAtatttgaacacatttcatGGGACAAACCTGCTAGTGACAATGATGACATCCTCCGAGATGTTGGCCATCTCTTTGATGGTCAGGTAGCACATCCTTCTTAGGGTTTGCTAtgaggaaaaaggaggaaaaataacTGATTTGTATGaatcttggaaaaaaagaaatcgtattgtgtttttttcatattttgtaacTCGACTGATAATGAATTAATTGATCTCTTACATCATTTGACTGGAAGAGCCTGGTCATCGCAAAGAAGGCCTCTGTAGCCTCCGTGGTCCCAAAATGCTCCCCCtatataaacaaagacaaaatgttatTAAGACTGAGTTAAGGTCTAATGACGAGAGGAACAGCTCTTTTAATATCCTTGTGAAGAAAGTGATACCTGGTTGAGAAGGTAGATAATCTTTGTGAGGATGTGGAGGCATCTTCTCGGGTTGATTGGAGTCTCATTAAAGATACGTGCCTGTGAAAAGATAAGGAtgcttgtgttgtttctttgagTTGTGCAGAACACATCTTAATCAAACACCGGGTGCAGACTTTACCTCCTGCAGCACAGCACTCTTCTCCAGATGCTGGAAAGGGTTTGATCCACTTCCTGAATGTCAAAACATTAGAGTTAAACCACTGAGAAAACAAACCCCAAGGCAACACACGTAAAAGTCACACAGTATGCAGCTTGAGCTACATACATCCAGAGATAACACGTCTATTATGTACAGCTGACACAGCCAAGTTAGCACTACTAATGCTAAACTTAGTGTTGCACCAGTATTTATAGTATCAATGTGACACAAAACAATGCATGCGATGTTTATAAGTGCCTTAGCAAACGGAAACTTAAAGCAAACCGCGACATAAATGTTAATAAAGATCATTAACGTGTTTATCTGTTGCTAGTCAGCTAACACTAGCTCAGTGTAAGCTGGGTCCGATACaattctccttttttattctatttaacGTTAAACAGAAACAATCTTACCAGACTCCTCGTCCTTCTTGTCGAactttttaatcattttgtcGGAATTACAGTGTCGGACGAGGGCAAAAGATGCTCTCCGCCTCGGACAGACAGAACACTAGCTACTTCCACGTAGCCTATATGACTCTGACTTCCGGTTGGACGTCCACGTCAACGGAATATACGTCAGTGTCATTCTGCGTCATCGCCGGCAGGGGGCGCTGATGATAAGCTCTGCAAAGAATTACCATCAGTTTTAGTTATGTGTCAAGCTGTGGTCCAAATTAAATAAGGTAAGAACCTTCTTTTTCAGAAATTAATACAACAGATttcattgctgtacatatataaacaacacaacttcagaagctcaacacttttttattttttaatatattcaggtctaattacagatttcttccctcaactgtttataggttcttgctttaaattacacatatatttttttttattcctgcacgggttatgtacatttcttgtataaatctatttgtaattgcacagtttaagtctGTTTCATCTAGGGAtattctttaaatcttgtttcgggttaatatatatgtatgggggggggggctttgcggcttttttttgcagcttaatttgtaacaaatgtttcatgtcatgtagcCTACGTCTTGTAatctgctactggatgctttgaatttccctcgggatcaataaagtatctatctatctctctatctatctatctatctctctatctatctatctatctatctatctatctatctatctatctatctatcttctGTTTCCATTAAATGTTATATGTGTGATGttgcacctacacacacaatACAAGCTATACACACTGCAAAGCACCCAAAACAAACTATCACTACTTATGCATACACTGCTTATGTTCAGTGTATGGCCTATTTCAATTTAGTATTCGAAAAACAAATTTGTAAGTAATTCTATGTTCAGCTGAAGACTGATTGGAAAACTGTCTGTTATGGGCCGGGGTCTCTATCATCATCCTACCTTGCTTATGGAAATGTAGGcctaaacaataataataataacaatagcCCAGATGAGCAGGGTGGATGAAACTTTAAATACAGTTTTTCTCAGACGCTTTGGCACATTTCTCAGATCAGAATTGAAATTCTCAAAACTACTTGTTCAATCTTCACatcattgtgtcacttgtgcacatcaaaaTAGCAGTTTCTAAtttctttgaacaagttgcaaatGCTTTGGTACATCCATGCAAATAATTATGTAcaattctctgctgtttcctacattatcaattgcttatgtcatgttgatcaaaatgttttataatggGTCTCTGTTGAATAGTCTCACCCCCCACAACATTTAGGCATTTGTTCATCGCATAAGTCTTTACATGCAAAATGGTTGAACAAGTTGTCATAATATGTCAAGCATATTTCTATACATTTCcaatagacttttttttctaaatctgtcctgAATTGGTAAATTTCTCCCAGGTGAATCTCCATCGCTCCAACATTATCAGGCAATGGTTTGCGACCCACAACAGGATGCTGATGGACTTCCTCTCCCCCTACTCCCCATTCCTTAACCCCATTGAGGAATATTTCTCAGCATGGTAGATGGAAAGTATATGATCGCCAGCCACATACACAGACGACCCTTCTGGCTGCCATGGATGCAgcgtgtgatgacatcacagcagatgCCTGCAGAGGCTGGATAAGACACTCTAAAAGATTCTTTCCACGCTGCATCGCAAGAGAAGATATTCGTTGTGATGTGGATGAGAATTTGTGGCCCAACAGACAGGAACGTCAGGAGGTGTAGGAAGACTGCACTGTAATTCCTACAGCACGGCATGTACAGTTTTCCCTAAGGAGATTGTCCTATGTTCACATCTCtacttttgttcttttctttgtgctatgcagtgctgtcttttcctttctgtatcGCAATGAAAACGTAAAGGTGAATCTTGTCCAGTCTCTTGCAATCAATCTCCCACATACACTAAGGTGTAACttacaatttacaataattGCCATCAGAACTTTAGCCATAGTTTATATCAGAACACCCCTCCAGAGTACACTGTTATATTGACAACATGACTAAGCAATTTGACTGTCTTATCCGTACACAGTGACACAAGGACTTGTCATTCTGATGGCACTGACATGTTCATTGACacagatatttacttttgaGAGATGACCTAAGGATTTTGAGCAAGAGACTGGCTTTTGCAGGTAATCCATGGTGTTTTGCTATTTGTACGAATTGTTTTGAGACATGCACTTACAGTTTTGCAAATGTCGAGGATGATtcgagaaatgtaccaaagcgactgagaaaaactgtaataaGGTGGCCCTGCGGAGTGCACACAAGCAGAGCCGACTCATATCCTATGATGTAATTATACCAATGACCACAAGATGTCGACATTGCTTTGTTTCTTATCTCAGGCAGATcaattttttcccccacaattTATGACATAAAAATGTACAGACAACAGGGCAGGACTGATACGACCTTTGATGTTTAATatgctttttcttattttttagtATATATCCCCAACTTTATTATTTCTGTACATGTCTGTAGTGAAATAAGAAATGAGCTTAAATTGGACACAAACACTATGTGCCTATCTAGAAGTAGCCTCATAGGTAGTAAAGTTAATAAAGagttataatttaaataaatatttcattagTCCCGTTCAAAGTGCTGTTCAATAAAAGATGACAATGCTTTTGTTACTTCTGCTTTATTTGAGGaaaaataatcctttatttgGAGTATAAAAATAACAGACATCTGATGAACAATTATTATCCCGTGCATTATAGCATTGTACTGTATGTCATGGTCTTCTCGTGTTTCTGCCACTGTGGATGTTTCACGATCAAATCTGGAATCTTTATAGTCAAGTCTCCTGATTGAAGTTCTGAACAGAAAACCATTTTGATCAATAACTCAATAAAGCAccaaagagaaaataagatCATGATAATGCAACAGAGTAATAAAATATTCTGGTTCATTGGAGGATGTAAGAATTaacaatcacagctgctcttttcttcttcttcggtccaagatttaaaatctgaaatatttggaGCAATCTAaggacaataaaataaatgtaacttaaaagaaaatattaaggCTTGTCTTTGCTGAACACAGTCCCTTTAAATGCAACTCATATCAATCTtggaaataacattttcaaaaatctaCTAGTCCTAGAATCTTATTTTAAAGGATGAAAATGAGTCTCAGAATGAGTCTCTTAATGTCACTTGTTTTCAGAGCAAAACATCTTTTCTCATGACTCATGTTTCCTTGCCTGAAATAAACAACTGTTCTCATAAAATATCTGCATCTTTAATACATTTGACCCTCCTCTGTCTTGATTTAAGATGGTGCTGCAACATTTTGAGTGCATAAAAAGAGCAAAGGGATTATTCTCGCTACCCGAGCATGTTTACAACTGGAGCcatcatttaaatacaactttaatGGTGGATTTAAGTCTAAATAACTTAGTAAATTTGAAAGTCTGCAGGGGCTGCTGATAGCTAGTTTTACAGGGTTATATTTATTAgacacatttttcttatttttgagtTTAAATCGTTTCCCAAAACTCAAAGACAGTCAAGAACCACAGCCATGAACTTGATTTGTTCTCATCATCATTGGTGCAAAACAGATAATACAGTATGATACTTTGATTATCATGACTTCCACATGAGAGCAAGTGAATTATACAAACTACAAACGCTCTTACCCTgcgaaaacaaatcaaaagcatCACTTTCAAGCAAATAAGAAGTAACGAGGCCAACACTGGTCATGGCTGTCTGTTAAATCTGAGTTGTCCATAATCACTTTGATCACTTTCTCCGTCCGATCTGAGCCAGAAGGCGCGCGTTCTCCGCTGCTTTTGCGCGCAAATTTTTGGCTTTGGCCACGTCAAAGAGCACGTTCATGATGTTGGTGGGGACGTCCAGGGACAGGGTCAGCCTGCTTCTCCGGTCCCCCTTGCTGCTGTTCCGTAGCATCTGCCCTCTGAGCTTGGTCCGGCTCATGAAGCGGTAGTTTGCGGGGCTTGAAGTCCTTTTTTCCCGGCTGGACTCCAAAGacgaagaggacgaggaggcgAGATACTCCGCGGTCTGCAGCAGGGACCTCCAGCCGTTCATGGGGGAGAAACCGGGAGGCTCATCCTCATCACTCCGGACACCGAGAGACAGCTGGTCGTCGCACAGGAGGTCTGATCGGGTTTGGTAGAGGCGGAGGCACAGGCTTGAGGTCGGTGTGCACAGGACCGAGAGCAGCAGGAGGGTCTTCAGGGAGGACAGCATGCTGTGTCCTCTGGGACTAACACAAGGGAAGAGGGAGAAGAATGACAAAACAGGCTATATCACTTTACAACCATTTAGTGCATAGGTAAGTGACAAAAATTGGGTCGTAATAAAGAAGAGTATAAAGTAAGGTGTAATCAGAGATGAATTCATTTCAATGGagtcaaataaatgtattttatttacgctgaaaacaaacaaaatagaCAATCTTACCAGAATGTTTTGGAGGtctaaatgtaattttaagATTGATAATTTCGAG contains:
- the copg2 gene encoding coatomer subunit gamma-2 yields the protein MIKKFDKKDEESGSGSNPFQHLEKSAVLQEARIFNETPINPRRCLHILTKIIYLLNQGEHFGTTEATEAFFAMTRLFQSNDQTLRRMCYLTIKEMANISEDVIIVTSSLTKDMTGKEDVYRGPAIRALCRITDTTMLQAIERYMKQAIVDKVPSVSSSALVSSLHMVKMSYDVVKRWVNEAQEAASSDNVMVQYHALGLLYHLRKNDRLAVTKMLNKFTKSGLKSPFAYCMLIRIASKLLDETEAGHDSPLFDFIESCLRNKNEMVVYEAASAIVHMPNCTARELAPAVSVLQLFCSSPKAALRYAAVRTLNKVAMKHPSAVTACNLDLENLITDSNRSIATLAITTLLKTGSESSVDRLMKQISSFVSEISDEFKVVVVQAISALCQKYPRKHSVMMNFLSNMLRDDGGFEYKRAIVDCIISIIEENPESKETGLAHLCEFIEDCEHTVLATKILHLLGKEGPRTPQPSKYIRFIFNRVVLESEAVRAAAVSALAKFGAQNDDLLPSVLVLMQRCMMDSDDEVRDRATFYMNVLQQKQKALNAAYIFNGLSVSIPGLEKSLHQYTLEPSEKPFDMKSVPLATTPLTEQKTEITPIATSKLPEKLAPSRQDIYQEQLAAIPEFQNLGPLFKSSDQVQLTEAETEYVVRCVKHTFARHMVFQFDCTNTLNDQLLQKVVVQMEPSESYEVVHYVPALNLPYSQPGSCYTLVHLPDDDPTAVSCTFSCTMKYLVKDCDPNTGEPDDDGYDDEYVLEDLEVTVADHIQKVLKPNFAAAWDEVGDEFEKEETFALASVRTLDEAVGNIISFLGMQPCERSDKVPENKNSHVLFLAGVFRGGHDVLVRARLALADGVTMQVTVRSSEETVVDVILASVG
- the ucn3l gene encoding urocortin 3, like, whose protein sequence is MLSSLKTLLLLSVLCTPTSSLCLRLYQTRSDLLCDDQLSLGVRSDEDEPPGFSPMNGWRSLLQTAEYLASSSSSSLESSREKRTSSPANYRFMSRTKLRGQMLRNSSKGDRRSRLTLSLDVPTNIMNVLFDVAKAKNLRAKAAENARLLAQIGRRK